The Archocentrus centrarchus isolate MPI-CPG fArcCen1 chromosome 1, fArcCen1, whole genome shotgun sequence genome includes the window GACACCAACACGCCATCAGAGTTAACAGCAAGAGTGTTGATGATGGCGTTGTGGCCCGACAGGTTCTGGATGAAGCTGCCATCTGGGAACATCCACTGTTTGATGTTATCAGCAGATCCCGAGGCAAACGTGTACCTGCAAAACACCAAACATGAGATCAGTATCTTACGAACGACAATGCTTCATTAGTTCTTGTAATCAAAGTTATACAGCAGCGTTATATCCTCTATGAACAGATGTACTCCTATAATCTTCAAATAATTATGACTCAAGTGTGACTTTATCttcattataaattaaaaaactatttttaaaattagtcgACCCTTTTTCACAACAGCCACTTTCACATGAAATAGGTGAGCACAGGTGTTACTAATCACATTGATTGTGATTAGTAACACCTGTGTTCACCCATTTCATGTCAAAATAttctatttataattttttttcaaaaatgcccCACTTCAACTAACACTAACTTATTAAACAACACTTACTGTCTGGGGTGCAGCACCAGAGTCCGGACAGACTTCTTGTGGTTTGTAAGAGTTGCTCTGGTTTTCCCAGCAATCAGATCCCACAACCTGATGGTTGAATCATGGCTCCCTGCACATATCGATCACATACCAGGGACGAAAGCAAAAAGAACCGACATTAACCCCTGCCTTACTGAGGGATTTTGTCCAGTAATTTCATTGGTGCAATGAGGGATTTGAAAATAGATTTACCTGTGATAATCTGTGGTTCTGCTGCCTGGCACCTCACTGTGGCCACAGTGTTGGTGTGACCAGTGAGTGTGTGCACATTTGCTTTCGTCCTGATGTCCCACACCTGCATGGACAGggaagacatgcacttagtttAATTACTTTTCATCTCCATAAAAGACACTCTGCAAAAggcttgagccacccctcatttcttcagagtttctctcctttctttAGCCTTTTAacctttcttgtcatttctttaagcagtcttcaggaatagttctcctgACTTCCTCTGTACATACCAATGAACCAGAAATGTCAACTTTGGATTCAtctctccatcagacctgttgccactgattttcagtccagctcttgtgtaatgtggcatccctcagccttttctccctgtttcccttccttaagaatgtcTTGTTGACAACCACCcttccatttctgatgaggcttcagctaACAGATGGATCCACTGAAGAGTGCAAGCTTTCCTAAAATCTGTTCTGAATGCAGGGGACTTTAGTTTTCATGCTTTCATCTACTCAGATAACTACAGAGGAACTCACAACAACACTAAATTTCCTCTGTTGTGTAAATGGACAGACAGCAGCATAAGCGCGGCCCTAAACCTGATGAATGAAACTCATTCCCTCAACGTCATTcgacacagaacacacagatTAGGATCTTACCCTCGCTGTGGCATCTCTGCTGCACGTCACAAGCACATCGATGGTTGGATGTAGATCTAAATCATACACTGCACTGAGGTGTCCGTGGTAGTGCCTGATCacctaaaacacaaaaaatacagtTAATAACCATACAAAAACATTACaactggaaagaaagaaaaaaggacaataaaTGACCATAACAGGTTTGATTCAACAGAAGCTAGTTTCAGCTGGTCCCTTATTCACTAGAGGTTACCACAGGCAGTagtttttatgccagatgtgcTTCCTCATGTAACCCAAAAGGGATTTGTGTTGCTTCCCGGGTTCAAACTGGGGTTCTTTCATTTGTTAGacgaatgtgtaaaccactatacTATGGAACCAGCAAACACATATCAGTAACTCCCTTCTTCACACAGACTTGTTTAAAAGCACACCTTATTATACTCCAGATCCCAACATTTGACTTGCTTATCCTCTCCACAGGAGAACAGATATGGACTGCGGCTGCTGACAGCCACACCACGCACTGTGCTGATGTGCCCGGTCAGAGAGAGCTTCAGTTTTCCACTGGCCAGGTCCCAGATCTGTCAAGACAAACAGCCTTCAAGTTAAATTAAgataatgagaaaatatttaGACACAGacaacctttattgtcattcattaTAAACAAATGTACGCAGAACGATATTTCGTTGCATTTTGGCTGGCACAGAGCATACGGAGAAAAAGCATAGTCAGTTGTGTAGGTGAAAATAGGGCCTTAAATAAAACTTAACCATCTGTTGCCATTAATATTGCTAGTAGGCACTGCGGCATGTCTAAACCTACACAAAATACAATCAACTAAATAAACGCAGGTAAAGATACTGAAGAGAActgacacaaaaaagaaaaaaattattcagcaGGGTGGGTGTggggaaaataaaatatatgttcTGTTTGTACAGATTCAGCTCTGGGGATAATAAAATCAACTTCCTGTTATTTTCTGCTTGAGTCACCTTTATAGTTCTATCAGCAGACCCTGTGACAAACCACTGATTCCCAGGCTCCACAGCGATGGACCTCACCCAGCCAAGGTGACCACTGATGACCTACCAGACAAAACAAACTCCAGTTAAAAAACAACGCAGAACATATCTCATGCAGAACTTGCCTGCTATCTGTGTATCATGTCCAAGCAAAACATAAGCTTAAAAAGTTGAAATGATTCATAGTTACCCGAAACAGTTTCCATGGTGGATGCCACTGAGGTTTCGGCATTGTGGGCGCTCTCCGCATGAGGGCAGAATTTCTGGTGCCTCCTCCCTCCATGAGCGACTAAAAACACACCGATTATTAGCGCTGCACTTCTTTGTTACAAACTCATTAGGCTGAGTGAACGCAGAAATAAGCTGTGACCTACCACTACAGTCGACTGAGGGTGAGATCTCTCTGCTCCACCTGCGTGCCGGTGGATGTCAGCAACACTGGCTGCTGTGCGAGTCGCGTCATGCCTACAATTAACCAATAGAGCAAATGATGGTTTATGCGTGCCATTTATTCATTAGAAAGTTTATGCTAAATTATAACCAGGGACTGACCCCATTAGCACTGTGTGTGCAGGGAGAAATTTTACCTAGCTTGTGAGGGGGGTAAAGCCAGTGCCATGGAGTGTACTCCGGTCTCACTGGGATTCCTGTGTATCTTTGTGTCAGCAGTCAATGCCACCCCTGTTGAGAAAAATTACTGGTTATAAACAGTCCAATAAGACTGAAGCACTTaattcaaaaagcaaaaaaaccatTAAGAGTAATTACCGGGTCCAGAGGGGTAGGCATGTGTCccagtaatcaagtattctggGTCCTCACCTagaacagtttaaaaaacaaaatgtctttaaattACTTAGGAATATAAGTGTTCAGAAGAACAAAGGTCAGCCTAAATTTAGCCGAGCTTTTTGACGGTATAAATATAACTAATAAAAATCTACTTTTCCACATATCTGCTATCAACAGATTGTCACCATACTTGACGCTGACATGCAGTGacagcttcctcctcacctgGCTGTGCGTAGTTCTGGTGACCTTCCAAGCTGCCTGGAAACTGTGAGGCTCTGTCTTTACCTTCCTTCAGGATGGGCAGATGTAACACTGCATCGTACTCTGCCTTCAGTTTAACCCCCATCTTCAACTTGTGGCTGCAGACAGATAAAATAATGATGCAATTCCCTTTAAAACCACATATGTGCTTGATCAACCAGGCAAATGAGCATTTTTAACTCACATAATTCACACACAATAACAAGATCTTACTAGACTTTACCAGGATATGTAACTCTATATAATTTACTGTCTGCTGTGCAGCACCAGAGGTTTGTTTTTTATAGTTAGAGCGTCGACTTCCTACTAATATCCAACTTATTACCATAATGCCAGTATAAATTTAGGGACAACAAATTTTGTGTAATACTGAAAATGTGCAATTCAGCAAACAAAATTCCTGATGAATGAATGCAGCTTATCACcgtttttattcttctttccgCAGGTCTCTTTAGGGATCAccgcagcagatcatctgcctccatatcccctatccctagcatcctcctctgcttcactacatccatgaacctcctctatGGTCTtcatttcctcctgcctggcagctccatcttcaacagcctttgtccagtatatccactatcccttctctgcacatgtccaaaccatcttagCCTTGTTactttaactttgtctccaaactgctcaacctgagccaTCCATCTGAtctactcatttctaatctcatccattctggtcactcccaactGTAAATCacaacttcttcagctctgccacctccaccgCCATCTCTTGTCTTTTTGCCAGTGCCacagtctccaaaccatacaccATAGAAGGTTTCACTACCATCTTGATGATCTGCACGTTTAATCTGGCAAAGATTTTACGCCAGATGCAACTCTCCCCATTTATGTGGGCTTGGGACCAGCATTTGGAGTACACTGGCTTGGCTGGGTTGCTGCAGCCACAAATCCCATCTACATGCTGATTAACAGAAATAATTTGATAATTTGGATACAGGGAGACAGTCCTGTTATTTAGCTTACACACACGTAAATAAATGAGGTCAGAATAATCGAATTGTCAGTATACTGTAACTAATTCAAACATCTCTACAACAATTTCACACGGCATTAGAGCTCGCTAGTTGAACATGATAAATTGGTTTTAAACTAGTCTTAAATTACaagtaaatactttttttttttaaaggttcacAAAGGGCTAACCGTTAAATTAAAAATCCAGTAGCTTACAGATTTGTGTGATGCTTCTTATAATCATGGAGACAGCAGCTGAAACGCTTTCACTGCTCTTCTCTGTGCTGGACCGCACAGCGCTGCAATTTAGCTGCACCAGATTAACACTGAACTCTGAAACCCTTTCACTGACACAGAAACTCGCTTTCACACCGCTATGCGGCAGGTAACACTGTGATATTTACCTTTCATCATCATGCGCGATGGACTTGGCGTggtcagacacaaacacatcatgAGTCCTTTTAAGCGATCTGAAGACCAGAGTGTGGACTGAGTGCTTCTGAACATCCTGTAGAAGATGACCATAATTAAGAAAAAAGTCGTTTTTAACCAGTACAAACAGGCCAACATGTAGGAGTTATAAACTTTTATTATATGCAGAGCAAACAAAACGATGAATGTATGTCGTTGCAGCAGTTAGCCGAACCGGGCTGAGCGGCTCGTGGGCggaagcacagaaaaaaaaggattaaaacaTCGTCTTACCTCAGTCATTGTGGTGATGAAAATATATCGATGTTGTAAcgaagctgtaaaaaaaaaagtttgtttttttagtagaTAAAACACAAATGTCCTATAATCTCACAAACGCAAAAACATGACCACCGCGACGCTCAAACGACCGGATACCCCGGAAATAAACAGCGCAAAAAGGCCGCTAGCAGTTCGTTAGCGCCACCTATAGCTCAGGAGGGTAAATGATAATTATAAATAtgcctcttctttttcttgttcttcctcctccaccatcctcctcctcctccaccatcatcatcgccaccaccaccaccaccatgaccacctcttcttcttcttcttcttcttcttcttcttcttcttcttcttcttcttcttcttcagtgtttcacagcaGTTGGTGTACTTTTAATTTGCATTGTTGTCTCTTAGTTTTAGTCGTCAGTGTTGTCCACAGTCTATGTTTGGCATATTAGTTTTATTAGTTGTAAGTAGTCACTTTCAACTGATTAACTTGCTAAgctgttttaaaatattaatgctCTCCCCTTAACCCTGGGTTCCACTTGCCCTAACCTCTTTATATTTCTGGCATAAAGTCAGAACACAGTACGTGTCCTCAGTTTTTCTTGACTCTGATAATAATGGCCAGTTGGAAGCTGCATAATTCTAAACATTAATAGCTGCTTGTTCTAGTGTTTAGCACTGTTTTTTTCACAGCAAGAACGCCATATGGCCAAATCCAGGTATGGAGTTTGCTAGTTCTCCCCGCTtccacccacagtccaaaaacatgcatgggTTAGGttcactggtgattctaaatcggATGTATGcatgagtggttgtctgtctctatgtgctGCCCTGCACCAGACTGTTGatctgttcagggtgtaccccagctctcgccccatgacaggtgggataggctccaggcacCCCCTGAGGCTCTGAACTGGAtaaatggatgatggatggatctgttcataggcgtaggaaccaggggggatggaggggacgtgtcccccccaatattggagacaggcgcatttgtcccaaccaaaaattacacagcagaggagaaaaatacttgattttgaaatctttaactcgcgtgctcttattttgaaggcacaacatgCGCTCCCCCCCttcctctgaacggctctgagtgtttgggaggtgggagacagcggcaggagtcagaaactcttgaatgaGGCAAAACAGTGTCGGGATCGTTGCCATGAACAGAGCCGGactgaggcataggcgacatatgcggctaccaccaccagggggcccccaagctcacatacatttgtaatgaaactttatgctagtgcactggtaacatttgtctatgcactggtaacaattatctgtgcattggtaactatgcactggtaacatttatgtgtgcactggtaacaattatctatacatttgtaacaattatctatgcactggtaatatttgtgtatgcactgataacaattatctatgcattggtaacatttatttatgcactggtaacatttatctgtgcattggtaacttttatctgtgcactggtaacattctGTCCCCTTAGAATTTAAGGTTCTATCTacgttctgaccagttttgagatattgacctttaaagtttttgcactctgtatagcaaaaattacacatggaataagtcttgttcacacatgattatgaaacacaccctatatgtattctaaatcagtaatatcaaaatcctattaaatgtgcaaatgggtttttttttgtttcttttttaaacaagtataatgcagatagaaccttctaattctaaaaactccttttttgtttggaattataaggttctatctgcaaaatgtgataactactactgattttcaaggaatgaaaaatagttaacttatagtaagttttaaaccataaaattatagatataatagagtgtccacaagtatggttaaatcaaatttaatgaattctgtgacattttttaaaatttcttctttcatgtCAAACTGTTTTTACGGACACATTTCCCCTCCCTTTACTAGAAGAAGCTGATGCTTGACAAAGTTTTAACTTTGAATGTTTCAATGCTacaacatctccatccatccattctcttctgcttattctgttcagggttgtgaggggggggggggtctggagcctatcacagctgacatagggtgagaagcacagtacaccctgtataggtcgccagcctgtcgcagggctaacacagagagacagacaaccattcacacctatgggcaatttagagtgaccaattaacctaaccccagtaactgtgtggctttggactgtgggaggaaacccacacagacacggggaaacatgcaaactccacacagagagacccgggccaaggtggaattgaacccagacctagatgtcaatctagctgtgaggcagtagtgttaACCACCATGTCGCCTTGCTGCACAACAtctattacacaattttaaaattgtacaatttaaaaaaaaacaaaaaaaaaaacaaatcaaacttttcattaaactcatgttggcagactgagccctcttttttcccatcctttatttttccaaagttttcttaaGATAACTCAACAAATAATTATATGAAAActaacaagtaaaaataaaatttataataaataaatagagcaaaataaacatttgatataaatttaggaggcatatactttgacatataaacaaattctggataatttaccacaatgtttttttttccccatttagcctagatctttttaaattttacaagctgcaatctacctgaaaaagcattctttaaaattctgaataaacatttagattctgagtccatgtccactgagtacaaaaatccaaataaaaactcatcccacttaaaaggtagtttttttaaacttggatctttaattaaaatcattctgctataaaaatgtcactgacaatgaacGGTTTTCTTtcggttgtatttattcaggaaaaatgtcccttttctggtgtttttttcttttacttgctgTTCTGGAGTTTgatcacagaaataaaaatagacagagctcattagcatggtaccactgctaggtcatagaatatactaaaatctgaagtcattcttcaatcaataatattttatacgtgaggtaacttatattatgacctttgactattctcaatattaccaactacattgtttgtttttttatgttagcactgaccacagacaaacaatacaaaactagtgtTAGCTCGCTAGCTTCATAGCTAACAGTGCAAAGAAATAGCTCagtgcaatctaaaaaaaaagaaatcaaaagttcagagttttcctgccattagtacttctgtctgttgtcaactcAGTTTTAAATCCTCAAGCTTTAGATGTCTAGTAaacagctccagcttccccccCCCAATAGGAAACCCATTCCTACGCCCCTGCATATACTTATTTgcttgatcttttactttcttatttttcaaatgtttcttgggaaaatagtgttgtgtacacttatatgattgcatgtataatttacatatgtatatgttttataatcgtaggACGTGGGCAAGCTGGCTTGATcaaagataaatgttaccagtgcatagataactgttaccagtgcatagttacctatgcacagataaatgttaccaatgcagagataaatgttaccaatgcagagataaatgttaccaatgaacagagaaatgttaccagtgcacagagaaatgttgccaatgcacagataaatgttgccaatgcacagataaatgttaccagtgcagagataaatgttaccagtgcacagagaaatgttgccaatgcacagataaatgttgccaatgcacagataaatgttaccaatgcagagataaatgttaccagtgcacagagaaatgttaccagtgcacagagaaatgttgccaatgcacagagaaatgttgcCAATGcagagataaatgttaccagcacACAgggaaatgttaccagtgcacagagaaatgttaccagtgcacagataaatgttaccaatgcacagataaatgttaccagtgcacagagaaatgttaccagtgcacagagaaatgttaccagtgcacagagaaatgttaccagtgcacagagaaatgttgccaatgcacagataaattttaccaatgcacagataaattttaccaatgcacagataaatgttaccagtgcacagataaatgttaccaatacacagataaatcgtccccttagaatgataaggttctgacatttttgacgaaACTGAGTTATTGTCATATACTTATTTGCTGACCACTTATGAAaaatatgtaagagatttttttcaaatatatatattttggggcattttattcactaaataataaagttctatctgcaaaatcaagctttaacttggtactgtaaggttctatctgtgaaccaataggcacttgaaatgttcacaagagagccaatcaggctgcttcttttttgtaatgttggtgcccaatgtcaagcaaaggagcagaggaggtgctagagaaaatgtttcatggtaaGTTGGGGCTGTTTACAAGACATCTAAAGTTTGAGGATTTAAAACTgagttgacaacagacagaagtactaatggcaggaaaactctgaacttttgatttctttttttttagattgcactgagctgtttctttgcactgttaGCTACGAAGTTAGCGAGCTAacactagttttgtattgtttgtctgtggtcagtgctaacataaaaaaaaaaacaatgtagttggtaatattgagaatagtcaaaggtcataatataagttacctcacgtataaaatattattgattgaagaatgacttcagattttagtatattctatgacctagcagtggtaccatgctaatgagctctgtctatttttgtttctgtgatcAAACTCTAGAAgagcaagtaaaagaaaaaaacaccagaaaagggacggcaaagaaattgttacatttttcctgaataaatacaaccgaAAGAAAACCgttcattgtcagtgacatttttatagaagaatgattttaattaaagatccaagtttaaaaatctaccttttaagtgggatgagtttttatttggatttttgtactcagtggacatggactcagaatctaaatgtttattcagaattttaaagaatgctttttcaggtagattgcagcttgtaaaatttaaaaagatctaggctaaatggggaaaaaaaaaaaacattgtggtaaattatccagaatttgtttgactgtctgtacaaattttattgaaatttgagtttgtttatatgtcAATGTATACGCCtcctaaatttatatcaaatgtttattttgctctatttatttattataaattttatttttacttgttagttttcatataattatatgttgagttatcttaagaaaactttggaaaaataaaggatgggaaaaaagagggctcagtctgccaacatgagtttaatgaaaagttgttttttttttaaattgtacaattttaaaattgtgtaatagaTGTTGTGCAGCAAGGCGACATGGTGGTtaacactactgcctcacagctagattgacatctaggtctgggttcaattccaccttggcccgggtctctctgtgtggagtttgcatgtttcccgtgtctgtgtgggtttcctcccacagtccaaagccacacagttactggggttaggttaattggtcactctaaattgcccataggtgtgaatggttgtctgtctctctgtgttagtcctgcgaCTGGCTGgcgacctatacagggtgtactgtgcttctcaccctatgtcagctgtgataggctccagaccccccccccccccccccccccccccctcacaaccctgaacagaataagcggaagagaatggatggatggagatgttgtagcattgaaacattcaaagataaGACTTTGTcaagcatcatcttcttctagtaaagggaagggaaatgtgtccataaaaacagtttgccatgaaagaagaaatttaaaaaaatgtcacagaattcattaaatttgatttaaccatacttgtggacactctattatatctataattttatggtttaaaacttactataagttaactatttttcattccttgaaaatcagtagtagttatcacattttgcagatagaaccttataattccaaacaaaaaaggagtttttagaattagaaggttctatctgcattatacttgtttaaaaaaaaaaactaaaaaaaaaccccatttgcacatttaataggattttgatattactgatttagaatacatatagggtgtgtttcatgtgtgaacaagacttattccatgtgtaatttttgctatacagagtgcaaaaactttaaaggtcaatatctcaaaactggtcagaacgtAGATAGAACCTTAAATTCTAAGGGGACagaatgttaccagtgcacaaataaatgttaccagtgcacagataaaagttactagtgcacaaataaatgttaccagtgcacagataaatgttactagtgcacaaataaatgttaccatttatctgtgcattggtaacatttatctgtgatcaaGCCAGCTTGCCCACGTcctacgattataaaacatatacatatgtaaattatacatgcaatcatataagtgtacacaacactatttttccaagaaacatttgaaaaataagaaagtaaaagatcaaatagcatttttttaaatgcttttctcagagtatttatggatctgtcaggtttccgacaTGTGTCcccccaataggaaactcattcctacgcccctggATCTGGTTGTTTTCTGATGATTTCCACTTCTTTTCCCCTGACTGAGTAATCTTTAGCTGGTGAACATTAGCTCATATACCAGGTCCTGGTGATTTCCAGTGGCTATTAGCGTGCTTAATGTTCAGTAGATCAATGTCCACACAAGTCTATTACAGGATTGTCTCACAGTCCACAAAACTGTTGGACAAGCTTGAATTACATAAACTTTGTAGCAGATGTTTGTTCTCCAAGTCCCTGCCTAGTTAGCAGTCAGCTGCTTCTTATGGAGTCAGAGTGGCATTTCTCCAGCCTTCACATGGAGTGCATAAACTGGAGCTGTTTTCACTGTCCCTCACAAAATCCTCAGCGCAAGAACCTGAATGAAATCTATGTTTAAATAACTCGATGTCACTGCTGAGACCCACAGTTGTAAATCTTGTTCAGATGAGTATATTTCAATGACACTTTTCTTCATCTGTTTCCTCATTTGGTGTGTTTGGAATTTGGTGGGAGAACAGGCCCAAATTTGGATTTCCTTCCTCCTGTACCAGACCATGTTTGCCCGTCAGAGTACATCTATTAATGGTTATCCAGTTAGAATTTGAACCTGGCTGGTGGAGTGTGCGAGTTGTGATATTGTGGCATAGTAAATTCA containing:
- the plrg1 gene encoding pleiotropic regulator 1; translation: MTEDVQKHSVHTLVFRSLKRTHDVFVSDHAKSIAHDDESHKLKMGVKLKAEYDAVLHLPILKEGKDRASQFPGSLEGHQNYAQPGEDPEYLITGTHAYPSGPGVALTADTKIHRNPSETGVHSMALALPPSQARHDATRTAASVADIHRHAGGAERSHPQSTVVSLMEGGGTRNSALMRRAPTMPKPQWHPPWKLFRVISGHLGWVRSIAVEPGNQWFVTGSADRTIKIWDLASGKLKLSLTGHISTVRGVAVSSRSPYLFSCGEDKQVKCWDLEYNKVIRHYHGHLSAVYDLDLHPTIDVLVTCSRDATARVWDIRTKANVHTLTGHTNTVATVRCQAAEPQIITGSHDSTIRLWDLIAGKTRATLTNHKKSVRTLVLHPRQYTFASGSADNIKQWMFPDGSFIQNLSGHNAIINTLAVNSDGVLVSGADNGTIHMWDWRTGYNFQRIHAAVQPGSLDSESGIFACMFDNSESRLITAEADKTIKVYKEDDTATEESHPVNWKPEILKRKRF